CGCCGCGCGGGCGGGCGATGGGGTACGTGCGCACGAGCCCGTCCGATGACCAGTACCTCTACACCCGGTCCCAGTTGGAGGCCCGCATCCAGGTGGCCCTGGCCGGCTTCCTGGCGGAGGAGCTGTTCTTCGGCGAGGCGTCCACGGGCGCGGCGGGCGACTTTGAGCAGGCGACCGCCTTGGCCCGCCACATCGTCCACGCCGGCCTCAGCCCGCTGGGCATTGTGGATCCCGCCAACCTCGACAAGGGGCTGGAGGCCGCCATGGTGCAGCGGATCATCGCCGATCAGCGGGAGATGGTGGCCTGGTTCCTGGCCGAGCGGCGGCCGCTGCTGCAGCGCGTGGCCGACGTCCTCGTCGACACCGAGGCGATCGACGGCGAGGCGATCCGGCGCATGCTGGCGGACGCACCGCCGCTGCCGCCCGTGCAGGGCCCCCCCTTGCCGGAAACCGCATAGCCAACACTGCGAAAGCGGCGCCTGCGGGCGCCGCTTCTGCGCGCGGCCGGCGCTACACCGGGGGCTGCCAGGGCGACCAGCCCGGCTCGGACGCGGGCTCCGGCGGCTCCCAGGGCGGCGGCGGGTCGGAGGAGAGTGGCGGCCGGGGCCGCCGCGGGCCCGGCGCGCCCGGGCTCGGCGGCTGGGCGCCCCGGGGACCGCCTGTCGCCCCGGCGGACGGCGCCTGGGGCTGTTGCGGCCGGCCGTGTCCCGGTGCCTGCGGCGGCTGCGGCTCTCCGTGCCCCTGCGGCTGCTGCAGGTGCCCCTGTGCCGGCGGTTGCCCCTGTGCCTGCGGCTGCTGCAACTGCTGCGGCTGTTGCATCTGCCCCCATGCCTGCGGCTGGCGCGCCTGCGGCTGCTGCTGCCGTTGGGGCTGCTGGTCCTGGCCGTGGCCGCCGGCGCGCTGCTGCAGGCCGATCTCCGCGCGCGCCTCCATGAGCACCGCCTCCATCTGCTTCTGGATGCGGTGGGTCTCCTCCAGCACTGCCTTCAGCTGCTTCAGGTTAGCCTCCAGTTCCTGCACCAGCTGCTGCTTGGCGGCGCGCAGGGCGGTCAGCATCGATGCAGCCGTCTCCCCGTTCAGCGAGGGCAGCCAGGGCGGCTGCTGTGCCCCCTGCGGCTCCAGGTACGCCTGGTCGCGGCCCTGCGGGGGTGCGTCCTGGGGACCGCCGGGCTGCTGAGCCGGGGCCTGCGACCCGGCGGGATTCTGCTGCGGGCCGCCGGCGCTTCGGAAGGACCTGGCCAGGCGGCGCACCGGCCGCGGACGAGGGTTGTTCTGCACGTGACCGCCTCCTCAGACTCCGAGATTCGCTTTTCAGGATGAGATGTCGGGCGGCCTGTACTGCCTTTCCCGGATCCACGAGGCCGCCAGGAGCAGGGCTGGAACTCCCAGCCCCAGGCAGAGGGAAAACGGGGTCCAGACCGTGGTGGAGAAGGCGAACAGCCAGGGCAGGTTCGGGATGCTCAGCATCCAGAGGACGGCCGCGAGGCCGAGAGCGGGCAGCAGCGGCCGCTGGTTGCGCAGACCCAGCGCGAACTGGGCCGCGTCCACCGCCAGCCACAGGTGAGTGGCCGTCTTCACTATCATGCCCAGGAGACAGATCGTGATCAGGATGACGTCGAGCCGCTCCACGAACTCGCCGATGGTAATCTGCTGGAAGAGGGCATGGATCGGGAAGGCGAAGTGGGCGACCAGCGAGTGACCGAAGATGCCGATGGACAACGCGGTGCAGCTCATCAGGTGAACCGCCGCGATCAGCGCCCCTGCGATGAGGCCCCTTCCCGCGTACTGCGGCCGATCGACCATGGCCGCCAGAGGAAGGAACGTCCACGACTCCGCGTACCATCCCGTGGTGGGCCACGCGGCGGCGACGAGTTGCAGGGGCGACTGGTCCCACAGGGGCAAGAGGTGCAGCGCGCGGACGAGTCTCAGCAGGGTGACCACGACCAGCGAGAAGAGGGACACGGCGATGACCATGAAGAAAAAGGCCAGCCGGGCGAGC
The nucleotide sequence above comes from Symbiobacterium thermophilum IAM 14863. Encoded proteins:
- a CDS encoding GerAB/ArcD/ProY family transporter, encoding MSVGHRVLISHQQLMFLVYTLHFSATELLLPSSLAETGKSGGWMAPLVSFFLSAVPVALMLGLLVRRHPHLGLGALSHHLLGRLPARLLMLLTTLFNVGLTALCLRDMVEAIPVAILPVTPTLAVALPFLLVAGYGAYCGAEVLARLAFFFMVIAVSLFSLVVVTLLRLVRALHLLPLWDQSPLQLVAAAWPTTGWYAESWTFLPLAAMVDRPQYAGRGLIAGALIAAVHLMSCTALSIGIFGHSLVAHFAFPIHALFQQITIGEFVERLDVILITICLLGMIVKTATHLWLAVDAAQFALGLRNQRPLLPALGLAAVLWMLSIPNLPWLFAFSTTVWTPFSLCLGLGVPALLLAASWIRERQYRPPDISS